The genomic DNA AAATTTATTGAATTGAGTTGTTTTTTACAATTTGGAATCATATATATGCCAATTTCTCAACTTAAAACAGGAGCCTTACTTTCTTATGTAGTCCTGGTTCTTCATAACCTTGTCGGACTACTATATACGCCCTTTATGCTCCGCATGATGGGCAAGTCGGAATATGGCCTTTATTCTATAGCCGCATCTATTGTCGCGTATTTGACGATTCTTGACTTGGGCTTTGGTAACGCAATTGTTCGTTACACTGCAAAATTCAGAGCTGAAAACAAACGAGAAGAACAATATGAAATGTTTGGTATGTTCTTCTTGTTGTATTGCGGACTTGGGCTAATTGCCTTAATGGCTGGTGGCGTTTTGTATTGGAACGCTGAGAATATTTTTGAAGCCTCTATGACGACTAATGAGCTATCACGAACGAAAATTATTCTAGCTCTGATGATTTTTAATTTGGTTATTACATTCCCATTTAGCTTGTTTGGCTCGATTATTACTGCGTATGAACAGTTTGTTTTCCAGAAGGTGATTGCTATTGTGCGTATCATCCTGAATACGGCGACGATGATTGTTCTTTTAAACTTGGGCTACAAGGCTATCGCTATGGTGGTCGTTACTACCTTTTTCAACATTTTAACGCTTGGTCTTAATTTTGGGTATTGTAAGCATTACCTGAATATTAAAATGAAATTCGTCAAATTCAAGTGGAGTTTTCTCAAAGAGGTTTCTATTTACTCATTTTGGATTTTTTTGAATGTCATCATGGATCGCATATATTGGAGTACTGGGCAATTCATATTGGGTGCGTATGCAGGAACTGCTGTTGTTGCCGTATTTGCCGTTGCTATTTCTTTAGAACACATGTATATGAGCTTTTCGACTGCAATTAGTGGGGTGTTTTTGCCCAAAGTAACTGCGATGGCTGTTCGAGAATCAGATGGCCGAGCAATATCTGATTTGTTCATCAAAACTGGACGAATTCAGTATTGCGTGATGATCTTGGTCCTTTCAGGATTTTTCCTTTTTGGTCGCCAATTTATTCACTTATGGGCTGGGGACGGCTATGATGAAGCGTACATTATCGCAATGCTTTTTTTTGTACCACTGACAGTTCCTCTGATTCAGAACTTGGGAATAACGATTTTGCAGGCTCGTAACCAGATGAGGTTCAGATCTCTTCTATATTTGGTTATTTCTCTTGTGAGTCTTGGAGCGCAAATTCCGCTGTCTAAACTATATGGGGGTATAGGCTGTGCCTGTGCAATTGCGGGAGCTCTCACATTAGGACAAATATTGGTGATGAATGTATATTATCAGGTTAAGCAAAAAATAGATATAGTCAGCTTTTGGATTGAAATAGTAAAGATGTCCGTTGTTCCTGCGGTAATGACTGTGCTGACCTATTATGTTTTGCAACAATATGCTCTTGATTCTGTTGTAAAACTCATTGCAGGTATAGTTGTTTATCTGGTGATTTATTTGCCTCTGTTCTTTAAGATTTCGATGAACGACTACGAACGCGATTTGATTCTAAAACCGATAAAGAAATTTTTGAAAAAGGGCATAGCATGAATATTCCCGTCCAAAACTGTTCATCCTGTGCCGCTTGCGTCAATGCGTGCGCCCGCAACGCGATAACTATGCAGCTAGATGCCGAAGGGTTTTATCGTCCCGTCATTGATGCAGAAAAATGTGTTAAATGCGGAATGTGCGAACGAGTGTGCCCATGGAACAAGCCTGTTGAAAACCCGAATGCCGCAGATGTTTCGCCGAAAACGGTGGCAGCCTATGCGAAGAATGAGTCTGTCCGTTTGCAGTCTTCTAGCGGTGGTATTTTTACCGTTTTGGCGGAGCGCATTTTAGATGATGGCGGCGTAGTTGTTGGTGTCGCTCAGTTGGGTAAAGCTCACTTCGGTCATATTGTTGTTGTCAACAAGGCTGAATTGTCTCGATTGCGTGGATCTAAGTATGTGCAGGCCGATGTCGGGCTTGTGTATCAAAAAATCCGTAGCCTGCTCAAGGCGGGACGCAAGGTGTTGTTTTCGGGAACCCCTTGCCAAGTTGCTGGCCTTTATGCGGTTCTCGGCAATGCGGCGACCTCTGCCGACTTGTTCACGGTTGATGTTGTGTGTCATGGTTCGCCTAGTGTGAAGGTCTTTGAAAAGTATGTTGCAGAAATTGAGAAAGACAAGTCGGCTCTTGTGAATTCCACCCGTTTTCGCGATAAGCGGAACGGGTGGAGATTGTTTTCAATGACTTCGTCATTGAATACAATCTCTGGAGACTGTTTTCAATTTTCCAAAACGCTTCGCGAAGATAAGTTTATGCGCGTATTTTTGCAAAACATTTGCTTAAATACAAGCTGCGCCGATTGCCATTATGGGAAATTACCCCGCATCGCAGATATTA from Fibrobacter sp. UBA4297 includes the following:
- a CDS encoding oligosaccharide flippase family protein, with translation MPISQLKTGALLSYVVLVLHNLVGLLYTPFMLRMMGKSEYGLYSIAASIVAYLTILDLGFGNAIVRYTAKFRAENKREEQYEMFGMFFLLYCGLGLIALMAGGVLYWNAENIFEASMTTNELSRTKIILALMIFNLVITFPFSLFGSIITAYEQFVFQKVIAIVRIILNTATMIVLLNLGYKAIAMVVVTTFFNILTLGLNFGYCKHYLNIKMKFVKFKWSFLKEVSIYSFWIFLNVIMDRIYWSTGQFILGAYAGTAVVAVFAVAISLEHMYMSFSTAISGVFLPKVTAMAVRESDGRAISDLFIKTGRIQYCVMILVLSGFFLFGRQFIHLWAGDGYDEAYIIAMLFFVPLTVPLIQNLGITILQARNQMRFRSLLYLVISLVSLGAQIPLSKLYGGIGCACAIAGALTLGQILVMNVYYQVKQKIDIVSFWIEIVKMSVVPAVMTVLTYYVLQQYALDSVVKLIAGIVVYLVIYLPLFFKISMNDYERDLILKPIKKFLKKGIA
- a CDS encoding Coenzyme F420 hydrogenase/dehydrogenase, beta subunit C-terminal domain produces the protein MNIPVQNCSSCAACVNACARNAITMQLDAEGFYRPVIDAEKCVKCGMCERVCPWNKPVENPNAADVSPKTVAAYAKNESVRLQSSSGGIFTVLAERILDDGGVVVGVAQLGKAHFGHIVVVNKAELSRLRGSKYVQADVGLVYQKIRSLLKAGRKVLFSGTPCQVAGLYAVLGNAATSADLFTVDVVCHGSPSVKVFEKYVAEIEKDKSALVNSTRFRDKRNGWRLFSMTSSLNTISGDCFQFSKTLREDKFMRVFLQNICLNTSCADCHYGKLPRIADITLGDYWNIAQVHPEMDDNKGTSVVLLNTAHSRGLFDSITDKVVQCESSVDAAIAGNPCIVRSSKQHPKRVEFFSNLDKYALDLLVKMYCPYPTIVKKLYYRLREVLGKIKRMGKMYISNLTIK